The genomic region CAGAACCTGCCCAAAAATTCGCTTGACGCGTCGGCTAATTTGGTCTGGATTGAACCAATAATCAATTGGTACGGACCATTTGCCAATGGACGAAGCCGCCGGAAACTCAAACCTTGCACTGGACAAGCTCCGGACGCTGCTGCGTTCGGACGGACTGGATGCGGATGGCAAGCTGCCGACGGAGCGTGCGCTTTCGCAAAGATTTGGCGTTAGCCGCCGGGCCGTGCGCCGTGCACTGGAGGTCCTGGAAGCCGAGGGGCTGATCTGGCGGCGTCAGGGTTCGGGCACCTTTGCAGGGCGACGACCCGATGGCTGGAGCGAGCATGTCGGTTCGATCGTCGCCGGGACCGACCTGATGGAAGTCATGGAAGTGCGTTTGCGCGTTGAGCCGCAGCTGGCCCAGCTTGCCGCCATGCGCGCCAAGGCCGCCGATATCGAGCGCATGTATGAGCTCGTCAAGAAGATCCACGACAGCACCGATGCCGACGGCCGCGAACTCTGGGACGGCGCACTGCACCGGCAGATCGCACAGTGCGCCGGCAACCAACTTTTCCTGGCGATCTTTGATGTCATCAACAGGGTGCGTCAGGACGAGGCCTGGCAGACGATCCGCGAGCGCGCCCGCAGCGTCAGCAAGACGCGCACGGTCACTTACGGCCAGCATACCGCAATCGTCGAGGCGATTGCTGCCCGCGACCCTGCCAAGGCGGGCGAAGCCATGCGCCAACATCTCTTGACGCTCCAGGAAAGCCTGATCCGCATTACCTCGCTAGACCACCACGAACCGAAGACCAAACAAGAACTCGCCTAAGCGAGCCCGACGCTGAAGGGCATGCACTGCCCCTCAATAAGCAAAGAACGACAGAGGAGAATGCCATGACGATCGCCAGATTCGTGACGACCCTTCTTTCGGGCGCGCTGATTGCGCTGCCCACTTTCGCTGCCGAACTAAAAATCGGTCTGCAGGATGATGCCGACGTGCTTGACCCGGCGCAGTCACGCACCTTCGTGGGCCGCATCGTCTACACGGCAATGTGCGACAAGCTGGTCGATGTTACACCCGACCTGAAAATCGTGCCGCAGCTTGCGACCGACTGGACGTGGTCTGGCGACGGTAAGCTGCTGACCATGAAGCTGCGCGAGGGTGTAAAATTCCATGACGACACGCCGCTTGATGCCGAAGCAGTCGTCGCCACGATTGAGCGCAACATGACGTTGCCTGAATCGCGCCGCAAGAGCGAGCTCGCCTCTGTAGAAAAAGTCGAAGCAGTCACACCCTATGAAGTGAAATTCACGCTGAAGAGCCCGGACGTCACCTTGCTTGCCCAGCTTTCAGATAGAGCCGGCATGATTGTCTCGCCAAAGGCGGCAAAGGAGCTCGGCGCGAATTTCGGCAGTCGGCCGGTCTGTGCCGGACCCTTCAAGTTCGTCGAACGCGTGCAGCAGGACCGCATCGTGCTCGAGAAGTTCAAGGATTACTGGAACAAGGACAATGTCTTCATCGACAAGGTCACCTATCTGCCGATCCCTGATACGACCGTGCGCCTTGCCAACCTTCGTTCTGGCGATCTCGACATGATCGAGCGACTGGCCGCCACTGACGCAGCTTCGGTCAAGGAGGATGCGAGCCTGACCTACGCGGACGTGGTCAATATCGGCTACATGGCGCTCTATGCGAACATCGCCAACGGCCCGCGCGCCGACAATCCGTTCGGCAAGGACAAGCGACTGCGGCAGGCCTTTTCGCTTGCGATCGACCGCGAGGCGCTGAACCAGATCGTCTACGAAGGCACTGCCGTGGGCGGCAATCAGCCGTTCCCGCCCAATAGCCCGTGGTTCGACAAGGACATTCCAGTGCCTGTCCGCGATCTCGACAAGGCAAAAGCGCTCCTGAAGGAAGCCGGCTTCGATCGTGTGCCCGTAGAAATGCAGATCCCAAACAACCCGGTCGCGGCGCAGATGATGCAGATCGTCCAGTCGATGGTCGCCGAGGCAGGGTTCGACGTCAGTCTGAAATCGACGGAGTTTGCGACCCTTCTGTCTGAGCAGACGGCGGGCAACTACCAGCTCAGCCGTTCCGACTGGTCCGGCCGCGTCGATCCCGACGGTAACATCCATCAGTTCATCACCTGCAAGGGCGGAATCAACGATACCAAATATTGCAACCCTGACGTCGACAAGCTGCTGAATGAGGCCCGGGCCTCGACCGACAATGCCGTGCGCAAGCAGAAATATGACGCCGCCGCAGGAATTCTCAACGAGGACCTGCCGATCATCTATCTCGGCCACCAGTCCTGGATCTGGGCGCTGCATAAAAACATTACCGGCTTCGTCCCCTCGCCGGACGGCATGATCCGCCTTGCCGGCGTGAAGAAAGCCGGCTGATCCAAACAGACCCACATGGCGGACCAGTATCCGCCATGCTCCCGGTGCCGTGTCAGGAGCTGCTCATGTACACCTACATTGCCAAGCGGCTTCTGGTCGCTATTCCGACGCTGCTGATCATCTCGATCTTCGTCTTCTCGCTGCAGAAGCTTTTGCCGGGCGACCCCATTCTCGCCATGGCAGGCGAGGAGCGGGATCCGCAGGTGATCGAATACCTGCGCGAAAAATACCGGCTGAACGAGCCAGTACCCTATCAGTACGTCTCATGGCTCGGCTCGGTTCTGAAGGGCGACCTTGGCATATCGCTGCGTACCAACCAGCCGGTTGTTGAACTTGTGGCGGAAAAGCTGCCGGTGACCATCCAGCTGGCGATCATGTCGATGATCTTCGCATTCGCCATCGGCGTGCCAATGGGGATTTTAGCAGCGGTCAAGAAGAATACGGGCTTCGACTACCTCGCAAATCTCATTGCAC from Rhizobium gallicum bv. gallicum R602sp harbors:
- a CDS encoding FadR/GntR family transcriptional regulator translates to MPMDEAAGNSNLALDKLRTLLRSDGLDADGKLPTERALSQRFGVSRRAVRRALEVLEAEGLIWRRQGSGTFAGRRPDGWSEHVGSIVAGTDLMEVMEVRLRVEPQLAQLAAMRAKAADIERMYELVKKIHDSTDADGRELWDGALHRQIAQCAGNQLFLAIFDVINRVRQDEAWQTIRERARSVSKTRTVTYGQHTAIVEAIAARDPAKAGEAMRQHLLTLQESLIRITSLDHHEPKTKQELA
- a CDS encoding ABC transporter substrate-binding protein, whose protein sequence is MTIARFVTTLLSGALIALPTFAAELKIGLQDDADVLDPAQSRTFVGRIVYTAMCDKLVDVTPDLKIVPQLATDWTWSGDGKLLTMKLREGVKFHDDTPLDAEAVVATIERNMTLPESRRKSELASVEKVEAVTPYEVKFTLKSPDVTLLAQLSDRAGMIVSPKAAKELGANFGSRPVCAGPFKFVERVQQDRIVLEKFKDYWNKDNVFIDKVTYLPIPDTTVRLANLRSGDLDMIERLAATDAASVKEDASLTYADVVNIGYMALYANIANGPRADNPFGKDKRLRQAFSLAIDREALNQIVYEGTAVGGNQPFPPNSPWFDKDIPVPVRDLDKAKALLKEAGFDRVPVEMQIPNNPVAAQMMQIVQSMVAEAGFDVSLKSTEFATLLSEQTAGNYQLSRSDWSGRVDPDGNIHQFITCKGGINDTKYCNPDVDKLLNEARASTDNAVRKQKYDAAAGILNEDLPIIYLGHQSWIWALHKNITGFVPSPDGMIRLAGVKKAG